A single genomic interval of Streptosporangium album harbors:
- a CDS encoding recombinase family protein: protein MPRLAKRLRVQTPADRRPGQPWRPGTPPPAPVDPDRPAADIRIGYARCSSLTQELQSQLDALEAHGIGRDKIFSEKISTRLKARPEFEKALATARQIKAHAPHCRVILTVYEMKRLGRDAGELTALADHLTAHGLVLEMLAGPLAGIYDPAGPGRILFAFFAAMAETEREAIREATLEGLDAAARKGNHGGRPAVVTDDMIHTLLRRRAAGEPVDKIRKDLIIPTGKRKGHNPSLASVYRALAEHEKAQRYPDAIEQARDEYAALHQGF from the coding sequence GTGCCCCGGCTGGCCAAGCGGCTGCGCGTTCAAACCCCCGCCGACCGCCGGCCCGGCCAGCCCTGGCGGCCCGGCACCCCGCCACCCGCCCCCGTCGACCCCGATCGGCCCGCGGCCGACATCCGCATCGGCTACGCCCGCTGCTCCTCCCTCACCCAGGAACTTCAATCCCAGCTGGACGCCCTGGAGGCGCACGGCATCGGCCGCGACAAGATCTTCAGCGAGAAGATCTCCACCCGCCTCAAGGCCCGGCCCGAGTTCGAGAAGGCCCTGGCCACCGCCCGGCAGATCAAGGCCCACGCCCCGCACTGCCGCGTCATCCTCACCGTGTACGAGATGAAGCGGCTCGGCCGCGACGCCGGCGAACTCACCGCCCTGGCCGACCACCTCACCGCGCACGGCCTGGTCCTGGAGATGCTCGCCGGACCGCTCGCCGGGATCTACGACCCTGCCGGACCCGGCCGGATACTGTTCGCGTTCTTCGCCGCCATGGCCGAGACCGAGCGGGAAGCGATCCGCGAGGCCACGCTGGAAGGGCTGGACGCCGCGGCCCGCAAGGGCAACCACGGCGGCCGCCCGGCCGTCGTCACCGACGACATGATCCACACCCTGCTACGGCGCCGCGCGGCCGGCGAGCCCGTCGACAAGATCCGCAAGGACCTGATCATCCCCACCGGCAAGCGCAAGGGCCACAACCCCTCCCTCGCCAGCGTCTACCGCGCCCTCGCAGAACACGAGAAGGCCCAGCGCTACCCCGACGCCATCGAACAGGCTCGCGACGAGTACGCAGCCCTCCACCAAGGGTTCTAA
- a CDS encoding ABC transporter ATP-binding protein, translating into MNVSSAAVRACGLVKTHGQGQSRVRAVDEVDLEVPQGQMLAVMGPSGCGKSTLLHLLGGLERPTDGEVWLAGRRIDALSERALARMRRRSVGFIFQAFHLVEELSAAENVELPVLLAGRSRRQARRRASLLLERVGLANRARHLPSQLSGGQRQRVAIARALANDPLIVLADEPTGNLDTAATLDVLRIFEDLRSAGQTLVIVTHDERVASTADRLISMRDGMFVDDTRLAGTGTGWLGGLIRLEG; encoded by the coding sequence ATGAACGTGTCAAGTGCCGCGGTCCGGGCCTGCGGCCTGGTGAAGACGCATGGTCAGGGGCAGAGCCGGGTCCGCGCGGTGGACGAGGTCGACCTGGAGGTGCCGCAGGGGCAGATGCTGGCGGTGATGGGGCCCAGCGGCTGCGGGAAATCCACTCTGCTGCACCTGCTGGGCGGCCTGGAGCGGCCTACCGATGGAGAGGTGTGGCTGGCCGGGCGGCGCATCGACGCACTGAGCGAGCGAGCTCTGGCGCGCATGCGGCGCCGGTCGGTGGGGTTCATCTTCCAGGCCTTCCATCTGGTGGAGGAGTTGTCGGCGGCCGAGAACGTGGAGCTGCCCGTGCTGCTGGCCGGGCGCTCGCGCCGCCAGGCCAGGCGCCGCGCGAGCCTGCTGCTGGAACGGGTCGGGCTCGCCAACCGTGCCCGGCATCTGCCGTCGCAGCTGTCCGGTGGGCAGCGTCAGCGGGTCGCCATCGCCCGTGCGCTGGCCAACGACCCGCTGATCGTCCTGGCCGACGAGCCGACCGGCAACCTCGACACCGCGGCGACCCTCGATGTGCTGAGGATCTTCGAAGATCTGCGTTCCGCGGGGCAGACCCTCGTGATCGTCACGCACGACGAACGGGTCGCATCCACCGCGGACCGGCTGATCTCGATGCGCGACGGGATGTTCGTCGACGACACCCGGCTGGCCGGCACCGGCACCGGGTGGCTCGGCGGCCTGATCAGGCTGGAGGGCTGA
- a CDS encoding recombinase family protein: MSAPTASPQEDTVIAEQKTSASPAPLAELPFDTTPANAIRWGYARVSTRVQDHRLQLDALAEAHCREVVTETASTRTERPKLAGLLERMHAGDTLVIYKPDRVARSIKELLVFLEDELAPREVNLQILSGICAGVHRPTGQSMADKLLFMVAAMAAEMEREMIRERTLDGLAAAAAQGRKGGRPSALDADTLAIARDRRNRGESITAVAKHLGVGRSTLYRAMEGDDRQ; this comes from the coding sequence ATGAGCGCCCCCACCGCCTCCCCACAAGAGGACACCGTCATCGCCGAGCAGAAGACGAGCGCCTCCCCCGCCCCCCTCGCCGAGCTCCCCTTCGACACCACCCCGGCCAACGCGATCCGCTGGGGGTATGCCCGGGTCTCCACCCGCGTCCAAGACCACCGGCTGCAGCTGGACGCCCTGGCCGAGGCGCACTGCCGCGAAGTGGTCACCGAGACCGCCAGCACCCGGACCGAGCGGCCGAAGCTGGCCGGACTGCTGGAGCGGATGCACGCCGGCGACACTCTGGTCATCTACAAGCCCGACCGGGTGGCCCGCTCCATCAAGGAACTGCTGGTCTTCCTCGAAGACGAACTCGCCCCACGCGAGGTGAACCTTCAGATCCTGTCCGGCATCTGCGCCGGAGTCCACCGACCGACCGGCCAATCCATGGCGGACAAGCTGTTGTTCATGGTCGCGGCGATGGCCGCGGAGATGGAACGCGAGATGATCCGCGAACGCACCCTCGACGGCCTGGCGGCTGCCGCTGCCCAGGGCCGCAAGGGCGGCCGGCCCTCCGCTTTGGACGCCGACACCCTGGCCATCGCCCGGGATCGCCGGAACCGCGGGGAGTCCATCACCGCGGTCGCCAAGCACCTCGGGGTCGGCAGGTCGACGCTGTATCGGGCCATGGAAGGCGACGACCGGCAGTAG
- a CDS encoding ABC transporter permease: protein MGSIVLVVRLVLADVRRHKVQAAMLLLAVTVATATLALGLSLRGVSDALYEQTRAATAGPDVVALSGVTGPAVTSVLTSLADAPEVIAHHGPYRVVYADLTTRDSTSSPVVVHGFAETPGTVNRPLVTSGHWVRSGGTVLERGFATALGVGVGVGDHVTIAGRSYPVVGIAVTAATSIYPWAAQIGPYGGPSDYSGLAWMTRSDARALASSQDLPVTTALDLKLRDPAATEDFIDAHHISTVFHSWQFTAKQDMVILRDSQPILVVGSWLLSFLAITGVAALAAGRAVEQTRRAGLLKAVGATPGLIATVLLTEYLALALVGDALGLVIARLTVPAIASRIGDAVGPGGATVATATVLAVAVAVLSTLHPTLRAMRTATVTALTATAHQPRHRPWLTALSALLPTPLLLGLRLTARRPGRAVLQACSTATTVIAIVALLTLYAQPERGYGLDGSSALPNLRGEHDRRLMLAVTILLIALAVVNTITLTWTTAMEARANMAIARTLGATPGQIAAGLSTAQLLPSLPGAIIGVPLGIGLLSLFAARNSAEPPSSWLLGAALATLLATAALTALPARLAARRPVAQTLSAETA, encoded by the coding sequence ATGGGCTCCATCGTGCTCGTCGTGCGTCTGGTGCTGGCTGACGTGCGGCGGCACAAGGTCCAGGCCGCGATGCTCCTGCTCGCGGTGACCGTGGCCACCGCCACCCTGGCGTTGGGCCTATCCCTGCGCGGCGTGAGCGACGCGCTGTACGAGCAGACCCGCGCGGCCACCGCCGGGCCGGACGTGGTGGCACTCTCCGGCGTCACGGGCCCCGCCGTGACCTCGGTCCTGACCTCGCTGGCGGACGCTCCCGAAGTGATCGCCCACCATGGCCCCTATCGCGTCGTCTACGCCGACCTCACCACGCGCGATTCCACGTCGTCCCCAGTGGTGGTGCACGGCTTCGCCGAGACGCCCGGCACGGTCAACCGGCCGCTGGTGACCTCGGGTCATTGGGTACGCTCCGGCGGCACGGTCCTCGAACGCGGCTTCGCCACCGCGCTGGGCGTCGGCGTCGGCGTCGGCGACCACGTCACCATCGCCGGCCGGTCGTACCCCGTCGTCGGGATCGCCGTCACCGCGGCCACCTCCATCTACCCCTGGGCGGCGCAGATCGGCCCGTACGGCGGCCCCAGCGACTACAGCGGCCTGGCCTGGATGACCCGATCAGATGCCCGGGCCCTGGCGTCGTCCCAAGATCTCCCGGTGACCACGGCCCTGGACCTCAAGCTGCGCGACCCCGCCGCCACCGAGGACTTCATCGACGCCCACCACATCTCCACCGTCTTCCACTCCTGGCAGTTCACAGCCAAACAGGACATGGTCATCCTCAGGGACAGCCAGCCGATCCTGGTCGTCGGTAGCTGGCTGCTCAGCTTCCTGGCCATCACCGGAGTGGCGGCGCTGGCCGCGGGACGCGCCGTCGAGCAGACGCGCCGGGCCGGGCTGCTCAAGGCCGTCGGCGCCACCCCGGGTCTGATCGCCACCGTCCTGCTCACCGAGTACCTGGCGCTGGCGCTGGTCGGCGACGCGCTGGGGCTGGTGATCGCCCGCCTGACCGTGCCCGCCATCGCCAGCCGGATCGGCGACGCGGTCGGGCCCGGCGGCGCCACCGTTGCCACGGCGACCGTCCTCGCCGTGGCGGTGGCGGTGCTGTCCACGCTGCATCCCACGCTGCGGGCCATGCGTACGGCGACCGTCACGGCGCTGACCGCCACCGCGCACCAGCCCCGTCACCGACCCTGGCTCACCGCGCTGTCCGCGCTGCTGCCCACGCCGCTGCTGCTCGGGCTGCGGCTGACCGCCCGCCGGCCGGGCCGCGCCGTGCTGCAGGCGTGCTCCACCGCCACCACGGTGATCGCGATCGTCGCCCTGCTGACCCTCTACGCCCAGCCGGAGAGGGGCTACGGCCTGGATGGCTCCTCCGCCCTGCCCAACCTGCGCGGCGAGCACGACCGCCGGCTGATGCTCGCCGTCACCATCCTGCTGATCGCACTCGCCGTCGTGAACACCATCACGCTCACCTGGACCACTGCCATGGAGGCCCGGGCGAACATGGCCATCGCACGTACGCTCGGCGCCACCCCCGGACAGATCGCCGCGGGACTGTCCACCGCCCAGCTCCTGCCCAGCCTGCCCGGCGCCATCATCGGCGTCCCTCTGGGCATCGGCCTGCTCTCGCTCTTCGCAGCCAGGAATTCGGCGGAACCCCCCTCCTCCTGGCTGCTCGGCGCCGCACTCGCGACTCTCCTGGCGACGGCGGCACTCACCGCCCTGCCCGCACGCCTGGCGGCCCGCCGACCCGTGGCGCAGACCCTCAGCGCCGAAACAGCGTGA
- a CDS encoding PadR family transcriptional regulator — protein sequence MQDAVLAMLAKEPSHGYHLHARLRRSLGPLGESMNRGQIYVTLARLERAGLVVCERADGLPERPERKVYALTPAGQQRVAAWLAEVGWPKPDLAEFHLKLAAAAAARLADPVELVAAQRRELLRRLREAQQAALAAPAGSGAGLLLEGVVLRLQADLRWLDACERAWSKVDDEVEGG from the coding sequence GTGCAGGACGCAGTGCTGGCGATGCTCGCCAAGGAGCCGTCGCACGGGTACCACTTGCACGCTCGGCTGCGGCGCAGTCTTGGCCCGCTGGGCGAGTCGATGAACCGCGGTCAGATCTATGTGACGTTGGCCCGGTTGGAGCGAGCGGGGCTCGTTGTCTGTGAGCGGGCGGACGGCCTGCCCGAGCGGCCGGAGCGCAAGGTCTATGCGCTGACGCCGGCCGGGCAGCAACGGGTGGCCGCCTGGCTGGCCGAGGTGGGCTGGCCGAAACCGGACCTGGCGGAGTTTCATCTCAAGCTCGCCGCTGCCGCCGCGGCCCGGCTGGCCGACCCGGTGGAGCTGGTGGCGGCGCAGCGCCGTGAGTTGCTGCGCCGCTTGCGTGAGGCGCAGCAGGCGGCGCTGGCCGCGCCGGCGGGGTCGGGCGCCGGCCTGCTGCTGGAAGGGGTCGTGCTGCGATTGCAGGCGGACCTGCGCTGGCTGGATGCCTGTGAGCGGGCCTGGTCCAAGGTCGATGACGAAGTTGAGGGTGGATGA